In the genome of Spirochaetia bacterium, one region contains:
- a CDS encoding MarR family winged helix-turn-helix transcriptional regulator, with protein sequence MNNFMDLLSAQFLDAMTAFSYFERKKRNFGTPYFFSLTEIHIIAYIGTHPNCLANDLVGYFSITKGAVSQIIRKLSKEQMLQYSISPTNRTRHPLCLTKEGMVAFYRHRQFHAEINNWIADSIGSFTKEQTKAIFEFLQKIEQNCMDRSYEQNTSEKDTDLR encoded by the coding sequence ATGAATAATTTCATGGACTTGCTTTCAGCACAATTTCTTGATGCCATGACAGCCTTCTCCTACTTCGAAAGAAAAAAACGTAATTTTGGTACGCCTTATTTCTTTTCTCTGACAGAAATACATATCATTGCATATATTGGGACACATCCGAATTGCCTCGCAAATGACCTCGTCGGTTATTTTTCAATAACAAAAGGTGCAGTTTCCCAGATAATCAGAAAACTTTCAAAAGAACAAATGCTACAATATAGCATCAGCCCGACAAACAGAACCCGACATCCTTTATGCCTTACAAAGGAAGGAATGGTTGCTTTTTACCGACACAGGCAGTTTCATGCAGAAATCAACAATTGGATTGCCGATAGCATTGGTTCGTTTACAAAAGAACAAACCAAAGCCATTTTCGAATTCCTACAGAAAATTGAACAAAATTGCATGGACAGATCATATGAACAGAACACTTCAGAAAAAGACACTGACCTCCGGTAA
- a CDS encoding Ldh family oxidoreductase, with product MKFLDEYASHYADCAWVPFEEMEKFMDDALRHAGIPAEDAKTIGKVLIESDKRGIDSHGIGRLKPIYIDRIDKGILNPETHIEVVKDKDATAVLDGHNGMGHVVATRAMEMAIEKAKKYGIGMVVVRNSTHYGIAGYYALMATKQNMLGITGTNARPSIAPTHGVENMMGTNPLTFGFPTDEEFPFVLDCATSVSQRGKIEVYGRAGKQLPPGWVIGLDGKTRTDTAQVLVDLTKGKAALAPLGGIGEDTGGYKGYGYAAVVEILCAALQDGSWMKALNGFDENHKPIPYPLGHFFIAIDPDHFMGVETFKRIAGTICRQLRSSKLAPGQDHIFTAGEKEYLAWQFRKEHGCPVPPSLQKVMVELRDRWNLDYKWDFEKESK from the coding sequence ATGAAATTTCTAGATGAGTATGCCAGCCATTATGCCGACTGTGCGTGGGTTCCCTTTGAAGAAATGGAAAAATTCATGGATGATGCACTTCGCCATGCAGGTATACCTGCCGAAGATGCCAAGACTATCGGTAAAGTGCTCATTGAATCAGACAAGCGTGGCATAGACAGCCATGGTATCGGAAGACTCAAACCGATTTACATCGATAGAATTGACAAAGGTATCCTGAATCCTGAGACTCATATAGAGGTTGTCAAGGATAAGGATGCTACGGCGGTCCTTGATGGACACAATGGCATGGGACACGTAGTTGCTACCCGCGCTATGGAAATGGCTATTGAAAAAGCTAAGAAATATGGTATCGGCATGGTTGTGGTCCGCAATTCAACCCATTATGGAATTGCAGGTTACTATGCCTTGATGGCTACCAAGCAGAATATGCTCGGTATTACGGGTACGAATGCACGGCCTTCCATTGCTCCTACACATGGGGTTGAGAACATGATGGGCACAAATCCTCTGACATTCGGATTCCCGACAGATGAAGAATTCCCGTTTGTCCTTGACTGTGCGACCAGTGTATCTCAGCGGGGTAAGATTGAAGTTTATGGGCGTGCCGGCAAACAGCTTCCTCCTGGATGGGTCATCGGTCTTGATGGCAAGACTAGGACTGATACTGCCCAGGTACTTGTTGATCTTACCAAAGGCAAGGCTGCCTTGGCTCCGCTGGGTGGAATCGGAGAAGATACCGGAGGATACAAAGGTTATGGCTATGCGGCTGTAGTTGAGATCCTCTGTGCTGCTCTGCAGGATGGTTCATGGATGAAGGCTCTCAATGGATTTGATGAAAACCACAAGCCTATTCCGTATCCACTCGGGCATTTCTTCATTGCGATTGATCCTGACCATTTCATGGGAGTCGAGACTTTCAAACGGATTGCCGGAACAATTTGCCGTCAGCTTCGGTCAAGCAAACTGGCTCCTGGACAGGACCATATCTTTACTGCAGGTGAAAAGGAGTACTTGGCTTGGCAGTTCAGGAAAGAACATGGTTGTCCGGTCCCACCATCATTGCAGAAAGTCATGGTGGAACTTAGGGATAGATGGAATTTGGATTATAAATGGGATTTCGAAAAAGAAAGCAAATAA
- a CDS encoding alanyl-tRNA editing protein — protein MKTEPVYYKDTYQKTCKATVLAIKDEGIILDKTVFYPECGGQPGDQGTFGTWKVTDTTKDKDGTVFHHIPGFDGKIGDSYDLVLDWDHRYAYMKVHAAQHLLSGLLYHAFSIGTLSVHQGRRLLTIEIDKNEFGEDQCWHLEDLARKAILDGHPIHYLEMPRHEAEELGMRRSIKVDSDTVRIVVIDQVDEIACGGLHVANTREIEQIAYVGQEMIRGHVRLQFLVADEVTSSVHRWQQTIMQLCTLHSAKEDELVEKSRLLVSRLGDLEHKCTELEEQLAVSYLVQKGKGRNVIALDISSAPVSLKAFASGLKEEGDGAVCLVEKTDSLLRWLVFLSGRYAVLDFAEFKKNIMPLIHGKGGGRPPLWQGKGDLLPCETFLDAFVHWVTPLEQKP, from the coding sequence ATGAAAACAGAACCTGTATATTATAAGGATACATACCAGAAAACCTGCAAGGCAACAGTGCTTGCTATCAAGGATGAGGGCATCATACTTGATAAGACTGTCTTTTATCCCGAATGCGGCGGGCAACCGGGGGATCAAGGTACTTTCGGTACATGGAAAGTTACGGATACTACAAAAGACAAGGACGGTACTGTATTTCATCATATACCTGGATTTGACGGAAAAATCGGTGACAGCTATGACTTGGTCCTTGATTGGGACCATCGATATGCCTATATGAAGGTCCATGCAGCACAGCATCTGCTGAGCGGATTGCTGTACCATGCATTTTCCATCGGTACGTTGTCCGTTCATCAGGGACGCAGGTTGCTGACCATTGAGATTGACAAGAATGAATTCGGTGAAGATCAGTGCTGGCATCTTGAGGACTTGGCAAGGAAAGCAATCCTTGACGGGCATCCTATCCATTATCTGGAAATGCCTAGGCATGAAGCAGAGGAACTGGGCATGCGCAGGTCTATCAAGGTCGATTCCGATACTGTCAGGATTGTGGTCATTGACCAGGTGGATGAGATTGCCTGTGGCGGACTTCATGTTGCGAATACCCGTGAAATAGAGCAGATAGCCTACGTAGGACAGGAAATGATCAGGGGACATGTACGTCTGCAGTTCTTGGTAGCTGATGAGGTTACGTCTTCTGTTCATCGTTGGCAACAGACTATTATGCAACTATGTACACTTCATAGTGCAAAGGAAGACGAACTGGTTGAAAAGTCCCGTTTGCTTGTTTCCCGGCTTGGTGATTTGGAACATAAATGCACTGAACTTGAAGAACAGCTTGCAGTATCTTATCTTGTCCAGAAAGGAAAAGGTCGCAATGTCATTGCTTTGGACATCAGTAGTGCACCGGTATCACTCAAAGCTTTTGCCTCAGGGCTCAAGGAAGAAGGTGACGGTGCTGTCTGTCTTGTCGAAAAAACTGACAGTTTGCTGAGATGGCTTGTTTTTCTTTCAGGACGGTATGCTGTCCTTGATTTTGCAGAATTCAAAAAGAACATAATGCCATTGATACATGGCAAGGGAGGTGGGCGTCCTCCTCTTTGGCAGGGTAAGGGTGATTTGCTTCCTTGTGAAACTTTCTTGGATGCCTTTGTCCATTGGGTGACACCCTTGGAACAGAAACCATGA
- a CDS encoding malate dehydrogenase, which produces MVTLKERALAYHTMDGVPGKVSVVPTKPCVTADDLGLAYTPGVAQPVLEIDKDPECAYTYTAKGNLVAVISNGTAILGLGNRGALASKPVMEGKGVLFKRFADIDVFDIEINEKDPKKFIEIVRSLTPTFGGVNLEDIRGPECFEIETELKKTCDIPIFHDDQHGTAIIATAGLMNAAEIVNKKLSDIKVVVNGAGAAGISCAKMFLAAGVKKENLVICDSKGVIYEGRPNGMTPQKAELATTCSARTLAEAMVGADFFMGLSVANCVTPEMLKSMAKDPVVFAMSNPNPEIDYQLAISTRDDLIMATGRSDYPNQINNVLGFPFIFRGALDVRASQITEGMKMAAAKALAQLAKQPCVKEVTRAYGREFSFGRDYIVPKPFDPRVIEYEAVAVAKAACEEGVAAHPITDWDAYRASLVKRMAKYWK; this is translated from the coding sequence ATGGTGACTTTGAAGGAAAGGGCATTGGCCTATCATACTATGGATGGAGTTCCAGGCAAGGTGAGTGTCGTTCCCACCAAACCCTGTGTTACTGCTGATGATCTTGGACTTGCATATACTCCCGGAGTAGCGCAGCCTGTGTTGGAAATTGATAAGGATCCGGAATGTGCCTATACCTATACGGCAAAGGGTAATCTTGTAGCAGTAATTTCCAATGGTACTGCTATTTTGGGATTAGGTAACCGTGGTGCACTTGCCAGCAAGCCTGTAATGGAAGGAAAAGGTGTCCTTTTCAAGAGATTTGCTGATATTGATGTCTTTGACATTGAAATCAATGAAAAAGATCCGAAGAAATTTATTGAAATCGTACGTTCCCTTACTCCAACTTTCGGTGGAGTAAACCTGGAAGATATCAGGGGCCCTGAATGCTTTGAAATTGAAACAGAACTGAAGAAGACCTGTGATATTCCAATTTTCCACGATGACCAACATGGAACGGCTATCATTGCAACTGCCGGTCTGATGAATGCAGCGGAAATAGTCAACAAGAAACTTTCTGATATCAAAGTTGTCGTAAATGGTGCTGGAGCTGCTGGTATTTCTTGTGCCAAGATGTTCCTCGCTGCAGGTGTCAAGAAAGAAAATCTGGTAATCTGTGATAGCAAAGGTGTCATCTATGAAGGCCGTCCGAATGGTATGACTCCCCAGAAAGCTGAATTGGCAACTACTTGTTCGGCTCGGACGCTTGCAGAAGCAATGGTCGGTGCGGATTTCTTCATGGGATTGTCTGTTGCCAATTGTGTTACTCCTGAGATGTTGAAGTCTATGGCCAAGGATCCTGTGGTCTTTGCAATGAGTAATCCGAATCCTGAGATTGACTATCAATTGGCAATTTCGACACGTGACGATCTGATTATGGCAACCGGACGGAGTGATTATCCTAATCAGATCAACAATGTCCTTGGTTTCCCGTTCATCTTCCGTGGTGCTTTGGATGTCAGGGCATCTCAGATTACAGAAGGTATGAAGATGGCAGCTGCAAAAGCATTGGCTCAGTTGGCCAAACAGCCCTGCGTGAAAGAAGTAACCCGGGCATATGGCAGGGAATTCTCTTTTGGAAGAGATTATATTGTTCCTAAGCCGTTTGATCCCCGTGTCATTGAGTATGAAGCTGTGGCTGTAGCTAAAGCTGCCTGTGAAGAAGGTGTTGCTGCTCATCCTATTACGGATTGGGACGCCTATCGGGCTTCTTTGGTAAAGCGAATGGCCAAATACTGGAAATAA
- a CDS encoding trimeric intracellular cation channel family protein, producing the protein MESVTNIIYVFDLFGTLIFAITGALRGVQKELDFLGVIVFACTVGCGGGMLRDSLIGATPAAALTDWAYLVICVIVGVVIFFVGPHMDSRKKVLIYCDALGLGVFTSIGVAKGGLYGCSLAGQLLCGVITAVGGGMIRDVLSKEIPAVLTSDIYATASLAGGIVYLLLEHFGLPLGWLYACCTLTVVLLRAWAIKFHLRLPRSNTHVS; encoded by the coding sequence ATGGAATCTGTGACCAACATCATTTATGTGTTTGATCTTTTCGGTACGTTGATTTTTGCCATTACAGGGGCATTGAGAGGTGTACAGAAAGAGCTTGATTTTCTAGGAGTAATCGTCTTTGCCTGCACGGTAGGATGTGGCGGAGGCATGCTGAGGGATTCGCTTATCGGAGCTACACCGGCAGCAGCCTTGACCGATTGGGCATATCTGGTTATCTGTGTCATTGTAGGAGTCGTTATTTTCTTTGTCGGACCTCATATGGATTCACGTAAGAAGGTACTTATCTATTGTGATGCTTTGGGCCTTGGGGTCTTTACCTCAATAGGTGTCGCGAAAGGTGGATTATATGGTTGTTCACTTGCCGGGCAATTGCTTTGCGGTGTCATTACTGCTGTAGGCGGAGGTATGATCAGGGATGTATTGTCGAAGGAGATTCCTGCCGTACTTACCAGTGACATCTATGCAACGGCTTCCTTGGCAGGGGGTATCGTATATCTTTTGCTTGAACATTTCGGATTGCCTCTTGGATGGCTATATGCTTGCTGTACGCTGACGGTAGTCTTACTGAGAGCTTGGGCAATCAAATTTCATCTTCGGCTTCCCCGGAGCAACACACATGTGTCATGA
- a CDS encoding DeoR/GlpR family DNA-binding transcription regulator codes for MNWPFELGVSELTIRRDLDLLSEKGVLERTHGGATLRRVLNIEPDYLQKAAKFPEQKKAIGKMAADLVDENDIVFVNSGSTTLEVIRALLDRDLHITLVTNNIDAMWLYKSGSNVSLVLAGGYYRPISHSVSGMVSASVIEQVFANKAIIGVDGFSMEAGLSTPVFDEAETTRAMIKNCVGTTIVVAAGDKIGVVSNYKTISLDGVDILVTDEMGGKLMKAADAGRSDIQIMIATM; via the coding sequence GTGAACTGGCCCTTTGAGCTTGGAGTAAGCGAACTTACGATAAGACGGGATTTGGATCTTCTTAGCGAAAAGGGTGTGTTGGAAAGGACCCATGGCGGAGCTACGCTCAGGCGGGTACTCAATATAGAGCCGGATTATCTGCAGAAAGCGGCAAAGTTTCCTGAGCAGAAGAAAGCAATCGGGAAAATGGCTGCTGACCTTGTCGATGAGAATGACATCGTCTTTGTCAACAGTGGTTCTACGACTTTGGAAGTTATCAGGGCATTGTTGGATAGGGATCTGCACATAACCTTGGTGACGAACAACATAGACGCCATGTGGTTGTACAAAAGTGGTAGCAATGTGTCATTGGTCCTGGCTGGAGGCTATTACCGTCCGATTTCACATTCTGTTTCGGGTATGGTATCTGCTTCCGTCATTGAGCAAGTCTTTGCGAACAAGGCAATCATAGGTGTTGATGGGTTTTCAATGGAAGCAGGGCTTTCTACTCCTGTCTTTGATGAAGCAGAAACGACACGGGCAATGATAAAGAACTGCGTCGGTACGACAATCGTCGTGGCAGCCGGTGATAAAATAGGCGTAGTGTCAAACTATAAGACTATTTCCTTGGATGGAGTAGATATACTTGTCACAGATGAAATGGGTGGCAAGCTGATGAAAGCGGCTGATGCCGGAAGATCCGACATCCAGATTATGATAGCAACAATGTAG